Proteins found in one Amphiprion ocellaris isolate individual 3 ecotype Okinawa chromosome 22, ASM2253959v1, whole genome shotgun sequence genomic segment:
- the ssr1 gene encoding translocon-associated protein subunit alpha, translating into MWKFLPKLLLLLLLAFPATLIVKGPMVSAQDLTEDEEAEAVDEDVVDDVTAEDEDDEAEVEDDDNAELTEDKDEEEEEASVGEVKASPNADTTILFVKGEDFPANNIVKFLLGFTNKGSENFIVESLDASFRYPQDYQFYIQNFTALQLGIVVPASRQATFEYSFIPAEPMGGRPFGLVINLNYKDSNGNVFQDAVFNQTVTITEKEDGLDGETIFMYVFLSGLGLLVVVGLHQLLESRKRRRPAPKVEMGTSSHNDVDLSWIPQETLNQINKASPRRSPRKRSQKRSAGSDE; encoded by the exons atgtggaagtttctgcccaaactgctgctgctgctgctcctggcCTTCCCGGCGACTCTGATCGTCAAAG GGCCGATGGTGAGCGCCCAGGATCTgactgaggatgaggaggctgAGGCTGTGGATGAAGATGTCGTGGACGATGTGACggctgaggatgaggatgacGAGGCTGAAGTGGAAGACGACGACAATGCAGAACTG acggaagataaagatgaagaagaggaggaagcatCGGTTGGAGAGGTGAAGGCTTCCCCCAACGCCGACACCACCATCCTGTTCGTCAAAGGAGAAG ACTTCCCAGCCAACAACATCGTCAAGTTCCTGCTCGGTTTCACCAACAAGGGATCGGAGAACTTCATCGTGGAGTCTCTGGATGCTTCTTTCCGTTACCCACag GATTACCAGTTCTACATCCAGAACTTCACCGCTCTGCAGCTCGGCATCGTGGTTCCTGCCAGCAGACAGGCTACCTTCGAGTATTCCTTCATCCCCGCCGAGCCGATGGGAGGGCGGCCGTTTGGACTCGTCATCAACCTTAACTACAAAGACAGCAAC GGAAACGTATTCCAGGATGCCGTGTTCAACCAGACCGTCACCATTACTGAGAAAGAGGACGGACTTGATGGAGAGAC GATCTTCATGTACGTCTTCCTGTCAGGCCTCGGGCTGCTCGTCGTCGTCGGTCTGCACCAGCTGCTGGAGTCCAGAAAG AGGAGGCGTCCGGCTCCGAAGGTGGAAATGGGAACTTCCAGCCACAACGACGTGGACCTGAGCTGGATCCCTCAGGAGACGCTCAACCAGATCA ACAAAGCATCCCCGAGAAGATCTCCTCGCAAAAGGAGCCAGAAACGCTCGGCCGGCTCAGACGAGTGA